The Chaetodon trifascialis isolate fChaTrf1 chromosome 11, fChaTrf1.hap1, whole genome shotgun sequence nucleotide sequence GAGAAGATGGTtgaatgtgtaaatgtttcataaaccatcactgacttccatctgtttgtgtgttaatgctTCACTTACTTTAGCCTTCTCAAAGTCCAGGTCTTTGCCAATCGTGGAGAGGAGCCTGCAGAGACACTCCAGAGACTCTTCATCATGATTCTTCAGTAGTTTCACTACACAGTCGTGCATGATGGCCTCCGTCAGCATCTTCAGCTTGAAGAGCTCGCCGATGAACTTTATGTTGCCTAGTGACCGGCGGCGGGCCTGGTCTCTGGcatcctccagctccaccctcAAGCGCTCACGTTCCTCCTCCTGATGGCAGATACACATGGACGTTACTTAGTGGGTGGTGTAAAATAATCCATTTACTCTAAATAAAGCAAAGCCGTGTCGTTGGGACAGTGACAGTAAAGGATCACATTTCTTACATCTTTGGCAGCCTCCAACTCTTTTTGCTTCCTCTCAAagatttcatcatcatcctggtcCTTTTCAAACTCTTTCTGGCAGCGGTTGAGCAGCACTTTGCGGAAATTAACAAAAATTCCTGGCTTGTCTGAGGTGGGGACTTTCAActgaggaaggaagaaaaaaaaaatcacttgaattatattttaaaaatgaatatacatTATTAATCTTGTGAATTATGTGACAAAACATGATTATGAAAATGTTAAATAGAAAATGAAGAATGATTCAAGCATGCTCCATCAGTTCCTCAATACCATCATGAACATTCAGTGGCCCAGACACGTGGCACAAAACAGAAGTCATCATTGgagcaaacaacaaaagcacaagACTCAGACTCAATCACATGACTTACCCCCAAAAGGCAGCGGCACATGTTAGCGTAGGCCACAGAGAAGTTGGGCTCTAAGATGGCCTTCTCAAAGATGAGGTCAATGGCTCCCTTCaacctctcctctgtgtctatCGTCAGCTCTGTCACCTGCTTCATCAGTTCCTGAAACTTCTGAGGGGTCAGCTTGTTGAGGATACTACGCAGACGCTTGAATAGCTCTTGAGTCTTGACCTGTTCGGCATCATCGTCTGCGACTTCTTCCGGGCGGCTGCGAGCAGACTTCTTAGTCGAGGGCTTCCAGGCATTCTCAGCCTTGTTGAGCTGCACATCATCGCTGAGTGACATGCTGCTGATGATTTTCCTGGGCTCTTTCCTCTGGCCCTGCTGGGAACGACGTGGCCCAGGTGGCTAAAAGGAAGGAGTGGGACGCATTTTTTGACAAAGTTAGAAAAGGAACCtcattctgcaaaaaaacaacacactgaatTATGATGATTACCATAATTATGATTCTGAAAAAGGGACAATAATTTCCTTTTGTAATGAACCACCCTGGAAAGGGAAGAAACAGATTCACTCACTGGGCCTCGTGGTCCTCCCACTGATCTGCTCCCAAGATTTCCCAAATACGAAGGAGTAAAATCAGGACCAACATTCATCAGTCGAGCTGGGTCAGCAGGCCGCAGTGGAGTCTTGTTTACCTGAAGTTAAAATAAATCACCTCGGTGACAAATATGTAACTACCAAACACTGACAGGACAAGAGCCAATTCTCTGTCACCATCACAATGATACATGCAGCAAGTAGATATGATAATGAGgtttatttcagtaaaataaaTGCTTCACTTCCATGCAGAATTCAGATCAATATGCGCTCATTTGTCATTAACGTCACACCTGAATTGTCATCGCACTCCACAGCAAAATAACGTAAAGCATCATCTACCTTGTCCAAGACCACATCACTGATGAGAGGCAGGCCCTCAGGTTTGTGCATACTGGCGCTGATAAACTGGCAGCCCAGGAGGAACTCCCTGTCGtacctcttcttctcttctgggTCAATCGGCTTCCATTGCTCTGGGAGATGTGTGAATGCAGAagattaaatgtaaaaatgaaagagcTAAGAGTTACATGTACAGCTCTGTAGCACTGAAGATGGCAAGGAAACAGAGTCTGGAACAGGACACTTTGAGAGGGCGGATGCTTGACCATCTTCATGCAGGAATCTGCTTTTTGGCAAGAATtatttcaaatgtcaaaatagCAACTGTTGCCATCAGTGACACATTTTTAATAGTGCCATTTCTGGACAATCTTCGTCTCAGCCTACCTTCTTTGTACTGGTATTTCTGCCCAGTTGGCTCAGGTGTGGCTTTAGGCCTGTCGGGTTCTGCATTCTgcttgtcctctttctcctcccagGTCTCATCTGCAACCTCAACGGGAGGTTCAGCTGGAGCAACAGGGACGGGGTCTGCCTGAGTGGATGAGGGTTCAGAAGCAGGCTtggcgctctgctcctgcagcaaacagaagaggaagaggtgagagTTACAATAACGCACTTACTCTTTCAGAGAGAGTAAAATACCCAAAACATTTTTGATATAGCTGAAACTGCTCAGACACTTAAACACCTCCACCACGTGTTCATTTAAATCTCCTGCTATCATCCAGACCTATACACACCTCTGTGAAGGCATCCAAGAGGTCTCCAATGGCCTCTTTCTTGTTGAACTCCTtcatgttcttcctcttctttggcACAGACGTAGCAGCTTCAAGAAAAAGGACATCGACATTAAAATTTCAGGAGACACGTGACAACCATAAATGCAGGCAAGAACAAAAACTCCATCCTACCTTGCATAGTAGTAGATTCCTCTGTAGGGCAGGTAACAGCGGTGGGAGGGGCATCCTCACTTTTCTCggtcttcttctcttcctcttttttctcctcctcctcttcttcttccttttcctggGCTGGCATTGCCGTTTTAGCCACAGGCGTAGATTCCTGAGATTGAGAAGCATCTGGCTTGTCAAGGGGTGTAGTGTCTGAAAATGCCATGTCCTCAGAGAGTACCTCAGTCTCCTGAGGAAGGCCGTTGGGGAGAAGAGGCTCTGCCGTTTCAGCCGGTGTGGCTTCAGGTTCAGGGGAAGTGCTCGGGGCAGCGCTCTCGgtctgtggagcagcaggttcGTGTGCAGTGGTTGGAGGCTGAGAGATTTCAGTTGCCGTCTTTGTGGCCGTATCTTCTTTCGCCACACTAACAGGGGTAACTGTCGCTGCAACCTCAATTGCAGGCTCCAACTTAGTGCTGGCTTCCTGCTCCACTTTTTCCaatttcttctcttcctccattttcttctcctccttttctggtgCCTTCTCAGCTGGGGCTGGGGCATCCTGTGGCTCCACCATTTTGACAGGTGCGTCTTGTGCTGATAATGATGCTGAAGGGCCGACAGGAGCGTCTACTGTGTCAGCAACTTTAGTATCAACTTTACTTATGGTCTCAGCAGGAGGTGTAGTGGATGCTGCTGTTGGagaaagggaagaggaagacTGCTGGTCCTTTATCAATGGAGATGGCACCTCAATAGCAGCTGCAGGGGCTACAGACTGTGCAGCTAACTCAGCAGGCGGTGTCATCTGGTTGTCCATTTCCTGTTTGGCCTCCACCACAGGCTCTGTATTTGCTATGGCAAGAGGTGGTGGGGTTTCAGCGCTAGCAGGGGGCTCCATGTTTTCATCTGGgcagtgaaacacatgaaataatcacaataagaaaatacagctgGAATACAGCTatctttcatttttcaggtGAACCATAACTGAGAAAATGCACTCACCTCGTCTCACCACTGTAGTGACAGGCTGTGTAACTTCCCCATTGGTCTGTGCAGGACTTGCATCTGCTATGGAGGCCTACAGTCACAAAACAATATTCTTTTAAGCACGgaatgacatgaaaacacacagattgCAACCATTCTCACCATCTTTATGTCAgacttttcacttcatttgagaCTATATCAAACAGACATGTCGATTAAACTCTTGGGTCAGTCTGACGGCTGTAGTTTGTCCTGTGGCTGAGCTGTATAGCATTTTGTTTACAACTGTTTGCCAACTCACTGTACTTGCAAGTAATGGCAAACTAGCCTAAAAATATAACCACAGGTCAAACATCAGTGTACATTTGCGTGTATTTGCTTTGGCTTTCTGTTGTTAGTTCACTGAAACTCCATGCTAGGTTTGTGCTGATAATAAGACGTTAGCACGGAGATGTGAAAACATGCAATCACctctctgaaaaataaataagttggGAGCTGGAGGGAAAGTATTCCTGAGCTGTGCTTTGTCTTCTgacagtgctgcctttgactGAATGTCATCGCTTTTCTCCTAAATTGGTACAGTGATGCTCTGCTCAGGCTGTATGTTTATGAATCAGTTACGTCGTAATTCAATCCCAAACACTTAACTGTAAATAATCCCTTTTTATTCCACTTTTGGAAAAAAATGCCACATTCTCAGACAAGCCAATTACCAATgtagacaaaataaaagtcaaactgcagactgaaaatgtacttttacaacacaagtttCACCAATAAGACCTCCGTcctttttcactttattttccaCATGTACAACACCTGAAGTCAGTACAGAATATCTGATAGAAATTTAGATttctaaaataagaaaaactatATCTTTATGCCAGAGTTACACAAACAGGTCATTATTCGCTCTTAGGATCAGGAATCAGTAACTCGACCAACAATTTTGTCTTTCACTAAGCGTAAACCCATGCTGGCTTCAGCTCAGAGTTTAAATCAGCTAACAGAAACCAGTCTTCCCAAAAGCTTTCTTACCTGTGGGGGAGTTGGTGTGGTGGTGGACCTTCCACCTGACATGATCTCCTCTGTGATATCGCGCCCGCCCTGGTTAGGGTCTCGTATTCTTATCTATCAGAAGACAAGGTAAATATTGTTCAAGTTTCCACAAAACATGTAActaacattaaaatacaaactGTATGTAACGATCCAGTCACTGCTGATCTACAGCTGCCGCCCAACATAATACATACTATTGTTATTTTCAGGTAAAAGAGAAAGTTCCACATTGCACAGACAATACACTTTCTGTCCATTCAATTCTTTTTGACCTCAGACAAGAGGCGCGCTGGCCTTTTGTTGTGACACACTACCGGTTTGCGTTCCCTCTTTGGTGGGCCTTGTGACTGTGCCGGTGGCTGCTGAGGAGGCGGGGCTTGTTGCTGTTGCTGGGCGGGGTTAATCATGACCGGTGCCGGCTGGACAGATGGAGAGTACTGCGGCTGGGCTGGATAGTATGCTCCTGCTGTAAAGgcaaaaaaggagagaaagaacagATGTAAAGAAAATGACACAAGACACAGCTTTACATTAATTAAAGGATTCACTCAGGATTCACTCAGGATTCACAAGACTTTTTTGtttgagctgtgtttttctgagaaCCCTGTAAGGCAGTAAGTGGGATTTGTGGGTGTAGGGTTATTAATATTTTGACCCTAACACAAAAAAGTCTTTAGTAGGCACACAAAAACCAATTTCTGCATCGAGTTGTGCAAATCAAGATTTCAACAAAGCACAAacttttacatattttcaaCATATAGACTGATCTGCGGCCTTTTTTATCCGTTGTCCACTTTAGTGACGCCACCATTACTGTGGTGGCCGATCTGAACTGTAGGACAGAAACCACAGAATTTGTGGTCAGCAAACATGTGCATGTTAAAGTTATCAGTCTCAAAAACACTGTTGTGAAATTGGTTAAGACACAGGCTTTCTTAGAAATGACTTTCACATCCAGACTGAGGGTCAGACAGACGCTGCATGTTAAACTTCTGCGTAGTAAATAAACACAGTTAACATTATGCCATTTTATGATTATAAAGAAACTTGTAATCTGAGATTGCTTTCATTGTAACCATGTGAAATACATCATTTAATACATGTGAAACATATGAAATTGTGAAAGTGGAGTTTCAGCTAGGAACCACGTGTAGACGCCCCAGCTAGCAAGAAATCTACAGGCTGGTAATGGCACACTGCAGGCAGCCATAATTATCTTGATAAGGCTCCACTATTTTATCAAAAACATTTAGAATAGAATTAATGGTTTCtttatgcatgtgcacatagaagtatatatatgtgttaccaaaagaaaaaaagcatattctctcacacacacatactagcagagagaggaagtgccACAGAGATTTTTGCCATTAAAGCCTGCTGAtcaacacacaagcacacacactacTCACCAGGGTAGCGCTGGGAGGTGAGAGGAGCACcgtggagagagagacggccGTTCTCTCGCCCGCCCCCTCTCCCCCCACCACCCCGCCTCTCCCTCGCAGCAAGAGAGGGCTCTGAACCAACGCAGCAAACGAGAGGAAGGGAGTGAGGGacgggagagggaggaaagaaggagaaagggcAGGAAGAGACAGATGCAGAATGAGTTAATGAGAGGATTCAGAGGAAGCAGGGTGTTAAAAAGGTCCCATGAAATGAGCCAGCATCTTGACCTTGTTCTTGCCTTGTGTTATCGGctgcatttcattattttgtcaagtttgtttttcattatcttcaaatgaaaatgacatcTGTCTTCCTGGAAACCATGGAGCTCAGTTCACTGAGCCACCTTTCACTCAGGGGTGTGCATAAGTCAATAAAATTGGATATAGTGGTTTCATTCAATGCCTCACATAGAAAAGGAAACGTGTACAACATTCTTCCTTCAACAGATGAGCACTTGCAGCAGTAACACAGGTCAGAAGCATGTTTGGggtggatttaaaaaaataattgcgACCATACAATGCAAACATACTCAAATGTTAGCCTTTTACTTTGAAATCTTTATTAATCCCACCTTAACATCATGTTTTATATGGACATACATctggaaaaagaacaaaattcTTGTCTTAAAGCCATTTCATGGAACCTATAAGGCAGTGTCAGGTGAGACTGCAGATAGAAAGAACACAGGCCAAAGCAGAATCAAGCCAGACCACATGCAACTGGCATTTCATCAcatacagcagtgttttgacccagaaagacataaaaacatacCAATCAGCCAAGCAAAACCACAACACACCCAGCGATACCTTGTGGCTAAAGAAGTACGCAAATGGACCAAAACTAGATGCTTAAACTCAATTAAAGTTAAGATTCCAAGATTCTGAGTCTGAGATTTCTCCCATTTTAACTGATAATCCTCCATGTGTATGGTTGTGCTTGGCTGTTGGGGGTTTTGGGCAACAACTCTTACCATAAGCAGGATATTCAGCAGGGCTAGTTCCTGGATAGAAGCCTGCTGTGCCACTGGTCACAGGATACTGCTGAGTAGGAGGCATATACGGGGCCCGGtactgcagaaacaaaacaaaaagtcagaACCAACTACAATAGATGGAACAATTTAAGTTCTGAGAGCTTCAGGTCAAAGTCTTCCACCTCCACAGCGACATactcttctctcttttcaaaTGCAGCAAACTCTTCATTATGTCTATCAGTCAaatgctcacactcacaggcTTTTGCAAATGTGAACCAACCTGTCCAGGGGGGATGAAGTAACCCTGAGGAGAGCCAGCaaaagacagctgctgctgggaaatcatcatcatctgggAGCTGGGCGGGTAGACGTGAGCGGGTCCAACAGGCCGTGGGCCACTACTAGTCTGTACCCTTGGAGCACTGGTGGCCATGGCTGGTCGGTTCTGATAGTAACTCTAGAAACAGATGAGGGAGAATGAAGGATGATGAAGCGTGAATCGCACCACAAGCAAACCTGTTGCTCTCAGTgtacatttagcatttaaactGTGGCAGTCCTACCCCTTTTGTGTTAGAATATTGCAGCAGTTttagttgtgtctgtgtgtgtacccaGTCACACACTCCCCTAACCTCAGCTGAAAGCAATGCACTCACAGCGACTGCCAAAGTGTACATCAAGTTCAGTTCTTGGGTTACACTGAGACTAAACTGTACTGAATGTCATGTCTCCCTGCAACGCTGAAGTTAGCCAAAGTTAAGGGGGTTGGATACGGGGACGAAGAGAAAAGCGGTTACCTGTAACGCTCTGTATCCACCCTTCAGCGGCGTAACACATGagcagagagcaagagagggagtgAGATTAAGGTGAAAATGAAGACAAGCGACAATGTGGAAGGCTGAGATTACAAGGTGTAAGGAGGAAGAGtatgagaagcagcagcagaatattTCTTAGCCATAAACCGTAAGCtcaaacaaccacagctgcacatgCATCTCTGTACAGGTGCGCATAGAAGCAGAAACCCCTGAAGTCATCTGGGTCCCAGTTGTGAGTGGTTAAAAAATTATTTCATTGGCTACAGGAGCATGCCGGCAGTGGAAAAAATTCAAGAATGCTGCAGGTACCAAAAATCAATTCACTTTCATGTTAAACTGTATTCTTCACCTGactataaaattattttaaaaaagtaaatgatttttttaatcagtttacATTGCACAGTCGGATATTCTGTCATTACGACAGTGGGCTTGGGAAGATATCTTGCAAATGCAGAGTACCATGGGGGACAAACTTGGTATGTGCAGGATGAATAAAGCAGGCCTGGGTGAACGCTGCTTTGAAAACACTATGACCTGGCAacgaaaaaaaaatcttcctaTGCAGAAATATGCATTTCTAGAATCAGATATTACTGGACCTCAGAAAACGTGAACTCATCTCATAAACACTACAGCGTTGTCATCTAATTCTCCACCATGTTGAACTGAAAGCATGCACTATACTaaggagacagaggggatgTAAGGAACAGTGAGGGGTGTTAGTACCTGTTGGTGTAAAGTACGGGGCCCTGCAGCAAACTGGGAGGAcagcagaagagaggaaagaagtcAAGGTTGACATTCGAGGAGAAAGATGGCAAATAGGttataacacacatacacacacacacacacacacacacacaaacagatttagCCAAAGCCTTATAGCAGATGAAGCCATGTCAGAAATCTTGGGAAAGAGTAGGAAAGGGAGGGTTCTTATACCAAGCAAAACAAATACCTAACACTAaatgctggggggggggggcatactGTGAACAATACCTGTCTTGGCTGTGGTGCAGAGTTCAtttgtggaggtggaggggtggcAAAAACAAGAGATGGGGGCTGTCCAGGGCCGTAGGCCGCcttgagaggagagaaaggaggaaaaatagCTGTTACCAAAGTTTAACCTACCAAAACAGTGTAGATTCAACACGGTCAGTTGCTCTCACCTGTGTCAATCCAGGGGATGGGGCAGGGTTTGGGACAGAAGTGGGTCCCGTTATAGGCTGTGGTGGTTTGTTCATTTCACGTTCTTTTATGGTTCTGCATTAGGGTGGCGTTGTGTTGCCAGCCTttctggagaggagagaggagcaagaaatacaaaaaaaataaaaaataaaaatacaattaagCACAAGCCAACTGTTAACCAAAGGCACTGAGGTGAAGTAAGTGCAACCATATGGGACATGAGACAACACTGTGCGAACATATGAAGCTGTAGTGAGGCAACATCTGAACAGGCAGTGAGGGTGTGTCCTGTGGTTTCGCCTATGATAACACTACCACCTCCCACAGTGTTGCTCACTTACATATTGCATGGCTAATGCATGTAGTGTTATGAGCAATTGATGTTAATACCCTTAGCAGATTCTGTTCTCAAACCAAATGGCAATAGACTCATGTGTTTTAACCTCCACCCAaaactgtctgttgtttgagTAGAAACAGTCATGGTGGTTACTACATGCCTACAAAAAGGGAActttaactgtaaaaaaaacaacaaaaaaaaccccaaaacatatTAATAAATGATTGTGACTTGGCCAACTAACTAAAAGGATCCAAATACTCATAGAGATTACTTCTAATGGTCTGAAGATCTATTTCCAACTCACACTTGACTGTTACCAAATCACTTGGACTGGTCCGGTTTTGAATGAATTTAAGAAAATGGATACCTCAGGTCAAAGTTCATTTACTGAGTTAACAGTGGCTTCAATGCCCCCTGGATGTGCTAGCTACATGTGCAAAAGATCAATTCAAATAACATTAAGTCGATATTCGTTTTAAAACTGCGTGCAGTTTTTTCATATGTGCTGAAATCGCTAAGACGAGCTGAAATTAGTAAAAACTGATGAATATTACTAATAGCAGACGTGTCATGAACCATCCACCTGCTGACACAGGAACTATCGTTAGCTGCTAGCTAATGCCATGCTTCTTTTAGACAGGGCATCAATGTACAAAGCTACCATATCGTTCTTCAAGCAGAGACAGCTAACAGTCCCGTGAATCCTCATTAAATATGACAGGTAATCTGAAAAAACTTTCCCGATGTGTCTCAGCTAAGTCATAAAATGAAAGGCATTTTAATGGCCCGCTAGCAAGGCAGCATTCCCGACCGAATCAGGTTAAATCGCTAGCCAACAGCCGGCTAACGTTACGTGTCCCACTCTCATAGACATTTTGCTAAGTTACGCTACGTGGCTGAACGTTGAGTCCACATTTAACCTTAACGCACGCAGAGTTCAGTCTGATAACGTTAATGTTTATCACTGTGATTATGGCAGATATGTTTACTCATCAAAACTCGGCAAATGAGCCCGTTCTAGCAATAATGTTGCAACAACTGACACCGATTAGGTTACAGTTAAGCTATTGTTGGTTAATGTTAGCGGTTTAGCCCAGCCCTGACTTACGAGGTGTATTTAATTACAGGCCCAGCAACCTCCGTGAGCGAATGAAACCTTCAACATGACATTTAATATGAACCAATATTACTCTAACAAGGCAAATATTATCAGGATTTAAGTCAATCTACTCGAATAATACTACAGAAGCAGCTTTTAAATCACTAAACGTTAGGCGTTAAGGCTAACTAGCTTTACCTCACGAAGCCTACGGTGAAAACACTAAAATGAAGATTAGCCACGAGAACGAGGGATCCTGGCTGTCATTCCACCTAACGTTAGGCTAACTTCAGCTAAACAGCTACAAAGACAGCTCCGACATTAGTTACCTAAGCAACCACCATTAAACTAACGATAAAACATTCGAATTAATAGGGGTTTTTTTCGTTTTCGTGTTCTAGGCGAGATTAGCTGGCTAGCTATCCGAGGCTTGGACTGACAGCCGGCAGGGCCTTGTCAacgagctaacattagctagcctGTATGCCTTTGACAAATATGCAGCCAAGCTCGGGTGAACTTCAAGCTAGCATTACCACCGTCAAGTGATTTTGTTCTTACCAGGAATCAGTAGTGAATATGTTGTAAAAATGGGTACTCGGGGAATCAGCCTCTGTTCAGTCTTCTGTTATTGAAAGTAGTGGTGTTGCAGTTTCCTTGTCCTTTACTCCAAAAGAAAAGTGATGCCCTTCTTGGCTACTGACTTAGAGCTAGTTAGCTGACCGGCAGATGGGGTGAGTGCCACTACTGTCACTTCGGTTTAAATCCCCGGGCGTGCAAAAGTGACAGTGCTCAAAATCAAATAATATAGCACTTCTGGAGTACTATTGACAACTCCGATGGCCCCGAAAAAAGCCTCTGGACCGGAGGTCCATGATCAAGGCGTCGATGGTGACGGATTGCCGGTTGGGTATGTACACAACTGTCGCATCAGGAGGCTCAGAGCGAGGCCATAATGCGATGTTTCTGGTCTATGGAGCCGGTGCGCCTCCAAGTCGCATGGGTAACTTCCGGGAAAATTAAAATTTGATGCCGTGGCCTTGGTCATGTGATGCAGGAGCTTACGTCAATTCGTCAGCATGTGCCCAGAGATGGAAGTATTAATACAGTAAAATTCCTGCGTTCAAAACCGTACAGAAGTAAATGTTAGataatcaataaaatataaagtatcaaaagtaaaagtaggcactcattctgcagtaaaatgctccctgtcagtggttttattatatatgatgtttttggattaatattactgctgcattaatgtgtattttGCACTTTACTGCTGTGGATGTTTAAGtttgagctaattttaactattAAATATACTGttgtagtttaatctacagcattACAATAATATATGTTTGTGAGAACgtgaagaaaaacagccctgttttcagttttatgacaatgcattttccagTTAATCCAGGAgggtttttaaatagtttatctGTTTAATGAAGTAGGACAATTTTCTCAACCCATAAAGGAACACTTTTCAGTTTAGCAGAAAAATCACCGAATTTGGAGAtgcatggttttcactggacaggaagggtatgAAAGATTGTTATCTAAAGTTccataaaatggaaacactcaagcatgtttaatgtttctgaTATTTACTTGaaaatatgaattcattttgaaatgcttTTCAGAAAATTTGTTCGGAAATATGTGCTCCTAACTAAAGAATATCAAATGAATGATAAAGGTCTGAAGCTGTGCCCTGCATTATTACCTGGGCAGGCTACATAATTTGTTGAGGGGTCCCATGCCAAAAATGACATGGTACATTTTTCTAAAGAActcttaaataaatgtttggAGCGTTTACCACAAAGAGAGGGTCAATAAGGGGCCAAAGTTAATTTTTACCCTGGAGCCTGATTGGGTTTGTGGGTTTGTTTGACTATGCCAACAGCTTCAGTCAATGAGAACGTGTTTATCTATTGGC carries:
- the eif4g1a gene encoding eukaryotic translation initiation factor 4 gamma 1a isoform X6, with amino-acid sequence MNKPPQPITGPTSVPNPAPSPGLTQAAYGPGQPPSLVFATPPPPQMNSAPQPRQSYYQNRPAMATSAPRVQTSSGPRPVGPAHVYPPSSQMMMISQQQLSFAGSPQGYFIPPGQYRAPYMPPTQQYPVTSGTAGFYPGTSPAEYPAYAGAYYPAQPQYSPSVQPAPVMINPAQQQQQAPPPQQPPAQSQGPPKRERKPIRIRDPNQGGRDITEEIMSGGRSTTTPTPPQASIADASPAQTNGEVTQPVTTVVRRDENMEPPASAETPPPLAIANTEPVVEAKQEMDNQMTPPAELAAQSVAPAAAIEVPSPLIKDQQSSSSLSPTAASTTPPAETISKVDTKVADTVDAPVGPSASLSAQDAPVKMVEPQDAPAPAEKAPEKEEKKMEEEKKLEKVEQEASTKLEPAIEVAATVTPVSVAKEDTATKTATEISQPPTTAHEPAAPQTESAAPSTSPEPEATPAETAEPLLPNGLPQETEVLSEDMAFSDTTPLDKPDASQSQESTPVAKTAMPAQEKEEEEEEEKKEEEKKTEKSEDAPPTAVTCPTEESTTMQAATSVPKKRKNMKEFNKKEAIGDLLDAFTEEQSAKPASEPSSTQADPVPVAPAEPPVEVADETWEEKEDKQNAEPDRPKATPEPTGQKYQYKEEQWKPIDPEEKKRYDREFLLGCQFISASMHKPEGLPLISDVVLDKVNKTPLRPADPARLMNVGPDFTPSYLGNLGSRSVGGPRGPPPGPRRSQQGQRKEPRKIISSMSLSDDVQLNKAENAWKPSTKKSARSRPEEVADDDAEQVKTQELFKRLRSILNKLTPQKFQELMKQVTELTIDTEERLKGAIDLIFEKAILEPNFSVAYANMCRCLLGLKVPTSDKPGIFVNFRKVLLNRCQKEFEKDQDDDEIFERKQKELEAAKDEEERERLRVELEDARDQARRRSLGNIKFIGELFKLKMLTEAIMHDCVVKLLKNHDEESLECLCRLLSTIGKDLDFEKAKPRMDQYFNQMDKIIKERKTSSRIRFMLQDVLDLRKNNWVPRRGDQGPKTIDQIHKEAEMEEHREQIKVQQQLMSKKDGGGRMGGSMGGRGPHTPGGGRTSQPQDEGWNTVPISKNRPIDTTRLSKITKPGALDFNNQLLAPGGKGMWGSWGKGSSGGTGAKPASGEQDSGRSTTSTLNRFSALQSGSLLSSTDSDRRVPQRSSSSRERGGDRDRGDRDRDRFDRFDRSEGREGRDDRSGQNQITKRSFSRESQERGGRGGDSRPSTEPVRRVASMTDDRDRGSRDRGSRDRGSRDRGSRDRGSRDRGPSKDLAVKRESAPTPPPSLPKPAMTEEEVEKKSNAIIEEYLHINDLKEALQCVAELNSTSLLYVFVRNSVESTLERSTIAREHVGLLLHQLVKAGTLPTLQYYKGLEETLEAAEDTAIDIPHIWLYLAELITPMLHEGGIPMGQLFREISKPLVPLGRAGVLLAQILKLLCKGMTPKKVGAMWTEAGLNWRDFLPEDVDVNKFVTDQKVEFTTGEETESKEMGKKKVLSGEELSKQLDRLLQDKANNQRITDWVEANLDEPQTASNQFIRALMTSVCQSAIICDNPYRVDAPQIGLRASLLQKYLCDEQKELQALYALQALMVHMEQPANLLRMFFDALYDEDVIKEEAFYKWESSKDPAEQTGKGVALKSVTAFFTWLREAEEESDKE